The Alkalihalobacillus sp. TS-13 genomic interval TAATAAAAACTAAGCATTCATCTTTTTCGATAAGCTCTTCTTTCCGCATATGGGACACATTGGTAACATATATCAACATGCTTTCCTTGATCATCAATATATTTGACAGATTTTCTTGCTTTTTTCTTGCATATGGCACATTTTTTCCCGAGTATCCAATCTAACATAACAATGCCTCCTCAACTTAAGCATTTTTTACAACATACTCTCAGTTTAACAACTTTAACCTAATAACTTTATAAAAAGGCTTTGTTAATTAATATGTGATTTTTGGCTGAAATTGATTGAAGCGAAGATTACGACACTCTTACGGGAATAGCGATTCAATAAAAATTTTAAATAATCAATTTGGGGCATTTACAACATGTGCGGTCAGGCATACACTTATGACTAACTGAAGATTCTGCAAAAAGAAGTATCTATTTATACAAGGAGTGTTTTTAATGAATGTAACTGTTTGGAATGAAAATCGCCATGAACAAATGAATGAGAAAGTCCGGGAAATCTATCCCGAAGGGATACACGGTGCAATTGCGCAAGTTTTGGAAAAGGAAGGGTTTAATATACGGACAGCAACACTTGAAGAAGAAGAGCATGGACTGACAGATGAAGTTTTAAATTCTACAGATGTTTTGCTTTGGTGGGGCCACCTTGCTCATGACGAAGTAAGTGATGATGTGGTAGAAAAGGTGAAACAACGAGTTCTTGACGGAATGGGATTAATCGTGCTGCATTCTGGCCATTTTTCTAAGATTTTCAAGTCATTGATGGGAACGACCTGTGATTTGAAATGGCGGGAAGCGGATGAAAAGGAGCGGATGTGGGTTGTGGACCCGAGTCATCCAATCGTTGAAGGAATTGGCGAGTATATTGAACTAGAAAAAGAAGAAATGTATGGCGAACATTTCGATATACCGAAACCTGATGAACTGGTACTCATCAGCTGGTTTGAAGGCGGAGAAGTTTTCCGAAGCGGATGTACATATAGACGGGGACAAGGTAAGATCTTCTATTTCCGGCCAGGTCATGAGACATATCCAACGTATCATCATGCAGAAATTCAGCGGGTCCTGATCAATGGAGTCAATTGGGCAAAACCAATCAATCATCCAAAACCTGAATATGGGAACGCAAAGCCAATCGAAACCATTTCTGCAAAAAAGCTATAAGCTAAAAGGATTGAAAGTTGGAGTGGTAGGCGAATAAAATCTTCTGGAGGGAATTGATGAAAATTCAATTGACTGAGCAAGAAATAGATTCCAGACAATTGATGCCTGAAACGATTGAAATTGCAGTCGAGCAAGTCAAAACGAATGGGTACATACTTTTTGAAAATGTGATTTCAGAAGACAAAATCAAT includes:
- a CDS encoding ThuA domain-containing protein; translated protein: MNVTVWNENRHEQMNEKVREIYPEGIHGAIAQVLEKEGFNIRTATLEEEEHGLTDEVLNSTDVLLWWGHLAHDEVSDDVVEKVKQRVLDGMGLIVLHSGHFSKIFKSLMGTTCDLKWREADEKERMWVVDPSHPIVEGIGEYIELEKEEMYGEHFDIPKPDELVLISWFEGGEVFRSGCTYRRGQGKIFYFRPGHETYPTYHHAEIQRVLINGVNWAKPINHPKPEYGNAKPIETISAKKL